A segment of the Meriones unguiculatus strain TT.TT164.6M chromosome 10, Bangor_MerUng_6.1, whole genome shotgun sequence genome:
cctgtctccaaaaacaccCTGTATTCtgtagctgggcctggtggtgcacaccccagcaggtggatctccagtTTGGTCTAtgtagttctaggacagccagcgctacacagaaaaactcttgtctcaaaaagaaaagatccAACTTTGTTTAAACATCAATAGCAAGTTGCAGGGATGCTGGGAATGACAGAACCAGCCTTGCATGTGCCAAGCAAACACTCTGTCGCTGAGCCACACTTCCAGCAAATTCTTCCAGGACGAAAGCCTGATCTCACTAGTCACGAAAGAAATACTGCACAACAGCACCATTCAAAGGGATCCTACGGTGACAGGTTCAGTTTAATCTTAgtggtattttatttatttaaatcttaGATGACTTTACAAAAAGCCAAGACTAACAGTCATATCCAGGGCCATACAGGTATAGGAGgttaaattcaaaacaaaacacaaaacaaaccacaaaaatcTTGATCTCAAAACCTATAAAGATAACTTCATTAAATACAAAAGGCCCAATATCACTCAGCCACTCAATTATCGTCCTTGTGAAATTTGTCAGAAGTtcaagttctgtgtgtgtgtccttcggGCTCTGAGCAAGACAGCAGCTGTCAGGAGCACGGAGGAACAAGGCTAGGCAGGCCCAGGGCTTCCACCTGGACCTTGATCTTGACAGTACCCAGAACTAGCCTTGAGTAGCTCGTGGGATGGACATCTAACATACCCTGCTCTCCCCGCGTACTTCCCCAACACTCCACAAGTGCTGGGGCTAGGGTACACCAAAGGCTCAGAAGCCAGTTTAACACCGACACTTTACAAGATCCATGGGCACAACAGCTGCCCATACTGGCGGTAGGGCCTTGGGCCTGAGATGTGGAGAGCAAAGCTTAAGTGGGTTGTACTGATGAAAGGAACAGGCAGTCAGGCAATGAGTGCGAGTCACAGACTCTCGGTGTGGACCTGGTGGGCCAGCCTCGcagtgaggccagccaggtcagTAGCTTTATCCAGCTTGATGTAGGTGTCAGTGCGAATGCGATGCAGGCTGAGCCAGTCTGGCAGCAGCTCGGCCAGGAGCAGCAGGTGCTTCTCCATCTCCCCTGGGCTCAGGGCAGCTTGGCAACTGTCCACCATCCTTGCACAGACCACCTCCATTGTGAGTGCAGGCTTACGCTCGGACACGAAGACACCACGCAGCACGCGGGCCAGCTCTGGCAAACGCTCTAACCTCCGCAGCCGAAGCTCCTGCTCGGGGCACCGCGTCATCTGTGCTAGCTGCTTCTGGACCTCCTTGGCCCTTATCTGCATGAGGGAGGGTGAGCAGCAAATGGTCACTAAGGGGCCCCTCTCATCACCAAGTCCCCCTAACCTGTTACCCAGGACTTACCCGTGCCAGCAGGGCTTGTGACACACCCTTGAGGGCACTGGAAGTGGCAGCAGGTGGGGTGGCTGGTGGGGTGGCTGGGAGCGCTGGACCAGAGGAGCCAGGACTGGCAGGCTCCGCTGAGCGCAGGGCCAGGTTACTCAAGGCCTTCTCCATCTGCAGAGGTCACAAAAGGTCACAAACTGCCCCATCCTTGTGAGAGGGAGCCTCACCCAGGAAGTATTGGGAGTCCCCAGCATATGTACACAGCCAGCTGTgcgtgtgtgcattcatgtgtgtgttgcCAGGGTACAGAGCACATCTGACTTCTCTGTGCCCTCAGCTGATGGAGCATCAGGACAACCCAGAAGCACTCAGCTAGCCCTCTGGGGTTAGGCAGCCATATTCCCTGAGGAGAAAGGAATGAAATTAGAGGCTAGAGAACCTCACCTTGGGTGACATCAAGCTGCGGGCACGGGCCAAAACCTCCTGGGCGGTGGTGAGCTTCTCCGAGACAGGAGGCTGGGGCAAGTCAGCTGGCTCAATATCAGGCACTTCATCCACATTGAAGCGCGGGTGCCAGCGTGTCAGCTGGTCTTCGGGCACGGCCATAGGGGGGTTCAGTGAAGCAAGGAAAGcctgaaggaaaggaggagaatgCTGGACTGCTCATTTCATGTCCAGCCAGAAAGAAGAACCCCTGGGCAAACAATTTAGCCTTTCTGTGCCCAGGTACACAGTCAAATATAATGAAAGGCATGTTCCTAGCACACGGGCATGGCTGACTAAATGACTCGAAAGCCCTCACAGGGTCTCAAGTTAATCCTGAGCGCCCAGCTTGTGTTCCAGGCTCCCAGGGTCCCCAGCTCCAGCCTATAGTGTAGGTGTTGGCAGCAGAATCAACCCTCCTCACACTTAAAGATAACCATAGCCAGGGGTTGGGACAAACCTTTGTATTTGAGGTAAGGACAGCTACTGAAGGGGAAGCAGGGCCACTAGGGCTACTGTCCACTAACAGCAGGGACTGAACCTGCTCAATGACCTCCACAAACCCCGAGCATTCACCTTGTGATGCTCCTTGACCCGCTGCACCAGGTTCTGCCGGAAGACCTGCCGGCGCTGCAGGAGGCACGTGGCAGTGAGCTGTGTGACACCACCGCCAGTCTCTGTAAGGGGAAACCACGGTGAGCCCAGGGCCCGAGACCCAAAAACCAGGCCCAGGACCACACCTCACGCTCACCCACAAAAGCCCAAGACGAGTGAGAACACCCAAGACCTCTCCAAAGACTCACCCTGGTCCAGCAAGGGCTCTATGGTGAGCTGGTAATCAGATCTCTTGACGCCGTCCTTGAAAGTGGGGACGTTGCATTCCTGGCGGAAGCAGTAGGACATGGGGTACACGGTCTTGATCTGGCCCACATTGCGCTCCTCAAAGCGCctgcagaaggaagaaagggctgGGTGAGACGGAGCGGGCTGGGCAGCCGGCACCAGACATCAAGAGAACTCAACAGGCTCCCACTCACTTGCGCATCATGTCCTGAACGCCCTGCTTGACTTTAGCAAAGGTGGCCGTCTCAGCGCGGTTGTGAAGCATGCTCACGATGGTGTCCATGCTGCGGAACATCTCTGCCAGCACTTGATACTTGTAGGGGAGGACGAGGCCCGGGGGGCCAGGCTGGGCCAGGGCATGGAAGCGCTGGTAGGCAGGGGCTTTCTCGACACTGTCAATGGGGCAGCAGTCTCGTCAGACTACCAAACGAC
Coding sequences within it:
- the Cdt1 gene encoding DNA replication factor Cdt1 — encoded protein: MAQSRVTDFYACRRPGFTAPRAKSTCLTPSPSGLVTPEFTRSSSRKRARPHAEPRSDQPSPPARRRLRLPGLDSCPSAPAEPSSPADPGPPALPSPAKRIKSASVSDGTGLCATAQQRDKVPSEDSISDLKSCLRRARKLGAQARALRTRIQENAVEPCTPDAKVPTEEPCVEKAPAYQRFHALAQPGPPGLVLPYKYQVLAEMFRSMDTIVSMLHNRAETATFAKVKQGVQDMMRKRFEERNVGQIKTVYPMSYCFRQECNVPTFKDGVKRSDYQLTIEPLLDQETGGGVTQLTATCLLQRRQVFRQNLVQRVKEHHKAFLASLNPPMAVPEDQLTRWHPRFNVDEVPDIEPADLPQPPVSEKLTTAQEVLARARSLMSPKMEKALSNLALRSAEPASPGSSGPALPATPPATPPAATSSALKGVSQALLARIRAKEVQKQLAQMTRCPEQELRLRRLERLPELARVLRGVFVSERKPALTMEVVCARMVDSCQAALSPGEMEKHLLLLAELLPDWLSLHRIRTDTYIKLDKATDLAGLTARLAHQVHTESL